The proteins below come from a single Mucilaginibacter mali genomic window:
- the dinB gene encoding DNA polymerase IV, with amino-acid sequence MEHKKHIVHIDLDSFFVSVERKFNPALIGKPVLIGGSADRGVVASCSYEARKFGIHSAMPMKTAMKLCPHAIIIRGTHGRYGEASREVTQIIHDTVPLYQKTSVDEFYIDLTGMERYYDCYKFATDLRQKIIRETKLPISFGMSSGKTVSKMATNQAKPNGQLFVPHGKECEFLAPLPIRKIPMLGEKTCQKLYSYGIEKIGDLQKVNLKFLEAVFGKAGLFIYEKAHGIDHSEIVPHSDRKSISTENTFETDVSDQRVLENILTSMTEELAGKLRRENKVAGCLAIKVRYANFETHTIQEKIALTAAEHILLPGVKNLLKKAWNGRRPIRLIGVRLSNLATGSYQINLFEDNEERIRLYQAMDQINFKFGDKTICRAAGMEIGTRNFNPFMKG; translated from the coding sequence TTGGAACACAAAAAACATATCGTACACATCGATCTCGATTCGTTCTTCGTATCGGTAGAGCGGAAGTTTAACCCTGCGCTTATCGGCAAGCCGGTGCTGATCGGTGGCTCGGCCGATAGGGGCGTGGTGGCTTCCTGCAGTTACGAGGCGCGCAAGTTCGGTATCCACTCGGCCATGCCGATGAAAACGGCTATGAAGCTTTGCCCGCATGCTATTATCATCCGCGGTACGCATGGTCGCTATGGCGAGGCATCGCGCGAGGTAACGCAGATCATCCACGATACCGTGCCCCTGTACCAAAAAACATCGGTAGATGAATTTTATATCGACCTGACCGGCATGGAACGCTATTACGATTGCTACAAATTCGCTACCGATCTCCGGCAAAAAATCATCCGGGAAACAAAATTGCCTATCTCGTTCGGGATGTCGTCGGGCAAAACGGTATCAAAAATGGCCACCAACCAGGCTAAGCCTAATGGGCAGTTATTTGTCCCGCACGGCAAAGAGTGCGAATTTCTGGCTCCGCTGCCCATCCGCAAAATACCCATGCTGGGTGAAAAGACTTGCCAGAAGTTATACAGCTACGGCATTGAGAAGATAGGCGATCTGCAAAAGGTAAACCTGAAGTTTCTGGAAGCCGTGTTTGGTAAAGCAGGATTATTTATATACGAAAAGGCACACGGGATTGATCATAGCGAGATCGTGCCGCATTCCGACCGCAAATCCATATCGACAGAAAATACCTTTGAAACCGATGTGTCTGACCAGCGCGTACTGGAAAACATCCTGACATCCATGACAGAGGAACTGGCCGGCAAACTGCGCCGCGAAAACAAGGTAGCCGGCTGCCTGGCCATTAAGGTACGCTACGCCAATTTCGAAACGCATACCATCCAGGAAAAGATCGCCCTCACGGCCGCCGAGCATATCCTGCTGCCCGGCGTAAAAAACCTGCTAAAAAAAGCCTGGAACGGTCGCCGGCCCATCCGCCTGATAGGAGTGAGGTTAAGCAACCTGGCCACCGGCAGCTACCAGATCAACCTGTTTGAAGATAACGAGGAACGCATCAGGCTATACCAGGCTATGGACCAGATCAACTTTAAGTTTGGCGATAAAACCATTTGCCGGGCAGCCGGTATGGAAATTGGCACCCGCAACTTTAACCCTTTTATGAAAGGTTAA
- the cmk gene encoding (d)CMP kinase: MSNNIVVAIDGYSSCGKSTLAKALAKKLHFIYVDSGAMYRAVTLYFLRNNVDLQNETQVAQVLENIHLNFHSRDYESHITLNDEEVSEEIRLMPVSENVSAVSAIHSVRVEMVKQQQRMGKSKNIVMDGRDIGTVVFPHAQVKLFMTADPKIRAERRYKELLPKNPDISLEDVFENLAHRDYQDTTRKESPLTRADDAIILDNTDLTPDEQLQFALDRIKPFMEKSAQ; this comes from the coding sequence ATGAGCAATAACATTGTGGTAGCTATTGATGGCTACTCGTCATGCGGAAAAAGTACCTTAGCCAAAGCACTGGCCAAAAAACTCCATTTCATATATGTCGATAGCGGCGCCATGTACCGGGCAGTTACCCTGTACTTTTTGCGCAACAACGTCGATCTGCAAAATGAAACCCAGGTAGCACAGGTTTTGGAAAACATCCACCTGAACTTTCACTCGCGCGATTATGAAAGCCACATCACACTTAACGATGAAGAAGTATCTGAAGAGATACGCCTGATGCCGGTATCCGAAAATGTGAGCGCAGTTTCGGCTATCCACAGTGTGCGTGTGGAAATGGTGAAGCAGCAGCAACGCATGGGCAAATCAAAAAATATTGTAATGGATGGCCGCGATATTGGTACTGTGGTATTCCCTCACGCGCAGGTGAAGCTGTTCATGACCGCCGACCCGAAGATCCGTGCCGAGCGTCGTTATAAAGAATTGCTGCCCAAAAACCCCGATATATCCTTAGAGGACGTTTTTGAGAACCTGGCTCACCGCGATTACCAGGACACCACCCGCAAAGAAAGCCCGCTAACCCGCGCCGATGACGCCATTATTTTAGATAACACCGACCTTACACCCGACGAACAACTGCAATTCGCGCTGGATAGGATAAAGCCGTTTATGGAGAAATCTGCCCAATAA
- the arfB gene encoding alternative ribosome rescue aminoacyl-tRNA hydrolase ArfB, whose translation MNLNKADLQREVTYKTSRSGGKGGQNVNKVSTKVELLFPIDTSLLFTGEEKQLLTHKLHSRFNKDGLLQVVCDEERSQLLNKEIALERLAQLLSQALIVPKARKKVKISKAKKAARLDAKKQHSAKKESRRRDFDF comes from the coding sequence ATGAATTTAAACAAGGCCGATCTGCAAAGAGAGGTTACCTATAAAACATCGCGCAGCGGAGGCAAGGGCGGTCAAAACGTAAATAAAGTATCAACTAAGGTTGAATTATTGTTCCCGATAGATACGTCATTATTGTTTACCGGCGAGGAAAAGCAATTGCTTACCCATAAACTGCATTCCCGTTTCAATAAGGATGGTTTGTTACAGGTGGTATGTGATGAAGAGCGCAGCCAGTTGTTAAACAAAGAGATCGCGCTTGAACGTTTAGCCCAGTTATTAAGCCAGGCGCTGATCGTTCCGAAAGCGCGCAAAAAAGTTAAGATATCCAAAGCCAAGAAAGCTGCCAGATTGGATGCCAAGAAGCAGCACTCGGCCAAAAAGGAATCGAGGCGGAGAGATTTTGATTTTTAA
- a CDS encoding lipid A deacylase LpxR family protein has product MRIKLISLFVSLALTYTSVAQSHKNEIGIQSDNDSYLAQGSDRYYTDGIFVYFRHALKADGTKLKNKVLGFEAGQKIFNPQGGNIPGPQYIDRPFAGYLYAGATLNLLYANESNLKLGAQVGVIGPGSGAEGTQNTVHRWFNFYHPTGWEYQIHDGAVINLSAEYNKLLTRGDGIDLSFTGYGNLGMGFSGAGAGLMVRAGNFNQLFNSVSTQSTASNIDSKDLLHPHEFFAYYKPVLNYVAYDATIQGSLSSNKSSAPLQITSNRQPIMLSNEVGVAYTASHWVLSFAAIFHTKDTKEQVRVHQWGSATVLYRF; this is encoded by the coding sequence ATGAGAATAAAACTAATATCCCTATTTGTAAGCCTTGCCCTTACGTATACCAGCGTCGCTCAATCACATAAAAACGAGATCGGCATACAGTCGGATAACGACTCGTACCTGGCGCAGGGATCCGACAGGTATTATACCGATGGCATCTTCGTTTACTTCCGCCATGCGCTTAAGGCAGATGGCACCAAACTTAAAAACAAGGTATTAGGGTTCGAGGCCGGGCAAAAGATCTTTAACCCGCAGGGCGGCAATATCCCTGGCCCGCAATATATCGACAGGCCTTTTGCGGGATACCTGTATGCCGGCGCCACCCTGAACTTGCTTTATGCTAACGAAAGCAATTTAAAGCTGGGTGCGCAGGTAGGTGTTATCGGTCCCGGATCAGGCGCCGAGGGTACACAAAACACCGTGCACAGGTGGTTTAACTTTTACCACCCAACCGGCTGGGAATACCAGATACATGATGGCGCGGTTATTAATCTATCGGCCGAATATAATAAACTGCTTACCCGCGGCGATGGCATCGACCTGTCGTTTACCGGGTACGGCAATCTTGGTATGGGTTTTAGCGGCGCCGGTGCGGGGTTGATGGTTCGTGCAGGTAATTTTAACCAGTTGTTCAATTCGGTAAGCACCCAAAGCACGGCCAGCAATATCGATAGCAAAGATCTGCTGCACCCGCACGAGTTTTTTGCCTATTACAAACCGGTGCTTAACTATGTGGCTTACGATGCTACCATACAGGGTAGTTTATCCAGTAACAAAAGTTCGGCCCCCTTACAAATCACATCAAACCGGCAACCTATTATGCTAAGTAACGAAGTTGGCGTGGCCTACACTGCCAGCCATTGGGTATTAAGCTTCGCGGCGATATTTCATACCAAAGATACTAAGGAACAGGTAAGGGTGCACCAGTGGGGATCGGCTACGGTTTTGTATAGGTTTTAA
- a CDS encoding PIN domain-containing protein produces MDRVKPLVVVLDTNILLVSISSRSKYHWLYQALLKGDFYIAITPDILFEYEELITKHWNSEVAINVSRSITELPNAIFTTVYYQLNLITC; encoded by the coding sequence ATGGATAGAGTTAAACCGCTGGTTGTTGTGCTCGATACCAATATTCTGCTGGTATCTATTTCAAGTCGCTCAAAGTATCACTGGCTATATCAAGCTTTGTTAAAAGGCGATTTCTATATCGCTATCACTCCTGATATTTTATTTGAATACGAAGAATTAATTACAAAACATTGGAATAGTGAAGTTGCTATTAATGTAAGCCGTTCCATAACCGAACTTCCTAACGCCATTTTCACCACAGTATATTATCAGCTTAATTTAATTACCTGCTGA